The Glycine soja cultivar W05 chromosome 3, ASM419377v2, whole genome shotgun sequence genome window below encodes:
- the LOC114406195 gene encoding CASP-like protein 5B2 isoform X1, translating to MMKRLLGGPGTISGFLLRFGQCAFGAASIAIMVTSFGFSSYTAFCLKNVISHLGSCYLIASMGLQVLWSFGLACLDIYALRRKRDLQNPILVSLFVVGDWVTATLSLAAACSSAGIVVLYARDLTVCATSKRLTCNRYQVSVAMAFLTWVLTAMSSHVMFWILASV from the exons ATGATGAAACGGCTGTTGGGTGGGCCCGGGACGATTAGCGGGTTCCTGTTGAGGTTCGGCCAATGCGCCTTCGGTGCCGCTTCGATTGCTATTATGGTCACTTCCTTTGGCTTCTCTAGCTACACCGCTTTCTG TTTAAAAAATGTCATCTCTCATCTTGGATCGTG CTATTTAATTGCATCAATGGGACTTCAAGTGCTCTGGAGCTTTGGACTCGCATGCCTTGATATTTATGCTTTGAGGAGAAAGAGAGACCTACAAAATCCAATTCTTGTCAGCCTGTTTGTTGTTGGTGATTGG GTAACAGCGACTTTGTCACTTGCTGCCGCATGCTCATCAGCTGGAATCGTAGTATTATATGCAAGAGACCTGACTGTATGTGCGACTAGTAAGCGTCTCACGTGCAACAGGTACCAGGTTTCTGTAGCCATGGCTTTTCTCACCTGGGTTCTCACAGCGATGTCATCGCATGTGATGTTCTGGATCTTGGCCTCAGTCTAG
- the LOC114406195 gene encoding CASP-like protein 5B2 isoform X2, with protein sequence MMKRLLGGPGTISGFLLRFGQCAFGAASIAIMVTSFGFSSYTAFCYLIASMGLQVLWSFGLACLDIYALRRKRDLQNPILVSLFVVGDWVTATLSLAAACSSAGIVVLYARDLTVCATSKRLTCNRYQVSVAMAFLTWVLTAMSSHVMFWILASV encoded by the exons ATGATGAAACGGCTGTTGGGTGGGCCCGGGACGATTAGCGGGTTCCTGTTGAGGTTCGGCCAATGCGCCTTCGGTGCCGCTTCGATTGCTATTATGGTCACTTCCTTTGGCTTCTCTAGCTACACCGCTTTCTG CTATTTAATTGCATCAATGGGACTTCAAGTGCTCTGGAGCTTTGGACTCGCATGCCTTGATATTTATGCTTTGAGGAGAAAGAGAGACCTACAAAATCCAATTCTTGTCAGCCTGTTTGTTGTTGGTGATTGG GTAACAGCGACTTTGTCACTTGCTGCCGCATGCTCATCAGCTGGAATCGTAGTATTATATGCAAGAGACCTGACTGTATGTGCGACTAGTAAGCGTCTCACGTGCAACAGGTACCAGGTTTCTGTAGCCATGGCTTTTCTCACCTGGGTTCTCACAGCGATGTCATCGCATGTGATGTTCTGGATCTTGGCCTCAGTCTAG
- the LOC114406194 gene encoding uncharacterized protein LOC114406194 — MEGLIPFVYKAVMQYKNEKQGPIGSWLCESPSYSYMKLPGDSGRFQTSASSPFGSDYGFSASSPSSKLCTSSSTQIIVSSSVQSPHRGMNSPRVPT, encoded by the coding sequence ATGGAGGGTCTAATTCCATTTGTGTACAAAGCTGTAATGCAATACAAGAATGAGAAACAAGGGCCTATTGGTTCATGGCTTTGTGAGTCACCTTCTTACTCATACATGAAACTTCCCGGCGACTCAGGTCGGTTTCAAACCTCTGCTTCTTCTCCGTTTGGGTCAGACTATGGTTTTTCTGCTTCTTCACCATCTTCCAAACTTTGTACTTCTTCTTCAACCCAAATCATAGTTTCTTCCAGTGTTCAATCGCCACACCGTGGCATGAATTCACCTAGAGTTCCAACATGA